Proteins encoded within one genomic window of Methanothrix harundinacea 6Ac:
- the queD gene encoding 6-carboxytetrahydropterin synthase QueD, producing the protein MRMGLSLEFDAAHRLPGYDGKCARVHGHTYEVEVVVEGQVDEKTGFLMDFYDLKEALRSVLEELDHRDLNEILDNPTAECIAEQIRAGLEEQLLGSNAALVSVKLWEGKGKWVMTG; encoded by the coding sequence ATGAGGATGGGCCTCTCCCTGGAGTTCGACGCCGCCCACCGCCTTCCGGGATACGACGGCAAATGCGCCCGTGTCCACGGCCACACCTACGAGGTGGAGGTGGTAGTCGAGGGGCAGGTCGACGAAAAGACAGGCTTTTTGATGGACTTTTACGATCTGAAGGAGGCCCTCAGATCGGTCCTGGAGGAGCTGGATCACCGCGACCTCAATGAGATCCTCGATAACCCCACCGCCGAGTGTATCGCAGAGCAGATCAGGGCCGGCCTGGAGGAGCAGCTCCTTGGCTCCAACGCCGCCCTCGTCTCGGTGAAGCTCTGGGAGGGGAAGGGCAAGTGGGTGATGACCGGATGA